A part of Salvelinus alpinus chromosome 5, SLU_Salpinus.1, whole genome shotgun sequence genomic DNA contains:
- the LOC139575162 gene encoding spermatogenesis-associated protein 31H1-like, translated as MAAKQFFGSIGEPFLVEGKTLSGSRWNPVESHSGINHRNHSGINHRSHSGINHRSHSGINHRSHSGINHRSHSGINHRSHSGINHRSHSGINHRNPSEINHRNPSGINHRNPSGINHRNPSGINHRNPSGINHRNPSGINHRNHSGINHRSPSGINHRNPSGINHRHPSGINHRHPSGINHRNPSGINHRNPSGINHRNPSGINHRSPSGIKHRNQRCNDVDYI; from the exons ATGGCTGCAAAACAGTTCTTTggctccataggagaacccttcttGGTTGAAGGCAAGACCCTTTCTGGTTCCAGATGGAACCCTGTGGAAAG TCACAGTGGAATCAACCACCGCAATCACAGTGGAATCAACCACCGCAGTCACAGTGGAATCAACCACCGCAGTCACAGTGGAATCAACCACCGCAGTCACAGTGGAATCAACCACCGCAGTCACAGTGGAATCAACCACCGCAGTCACAGTGGAATCAACCACCGCAGTCACAGTGGAATCAACCACCGCAATCCCAGTGAAATCAACCACCGCAATCCCAGTGGAATCAACCACCGCAATCCCAGTGGAATCAACCACCGCAATCCCAGTGGAATCAACCACCGCAATCCCAGTGGAATCAACCACCGCAATCCCAGTGGAATCAACCACCGCAATCACAGTGGAATCAACCACCGCAGTCCCAGTGGAATCAACCACCGCAATCCCAGTGGAATCAACCACCGCCATCCCAGTGGAATCAACCACCGCCATCCCAGTGGAATCAACCACCGCAATCCCAGTGGAATCAACCACCGTAATCCCAGTGGAATCAACCACCGCAATCCCAGTGGAATCAACCACCGCAGTCCCAGTGGAATCAAACACCGCAATCAGAGGTGCAATGACGTTGACTATATttga